agggttttactgatatgacaatctacaacagagtttacttgcatttggagaaatcctatgttctttccagagcattggttaaagtaaagctaagGTTGGgtgagtatgcatcagaagggaccgatattgaactttgacatagatttattaaacttaccgtgatatttattcaagtcaatatcgcctagttgatcctagatcaaatgatctaaatcctgatatgattaggctcaatctcaagagttttattcatgttctttgatttgttagttaagcctacttttgggtcagggtgatacgtacattttgggaacacggtagtgcaattgagtgggagcgctaacataaatatggaatctatagcttctatctggcgaatagtaagtaaaggatgatttccttcgagcttgaccaaacgaaaataaatggtggagtactcatttcacatagctgaaacatcatttatacggggctaagtgttttaaggataaaatacattgtagggtgttacggtaatctaatccctttacagtgtagatcattcatatagaggatcattgatcaaattaggattataacaatggataactaatgacgcgtctatatggtggaacatatagagcgttctatatactgagagtgcaattctaagttctatgcatggattcaacgaagaattaataagtcagtgaatttaggttataaattcttgatctgcttattggaagctcggttatatagacccatggtccccccactagttgagataatattacttgtaagactcatttaattggttttgattaatcaattataattctcaaattagactatgtctatttgtgaattttttcactaagtaagggcgaagttgtaaagaaagaggttttagggcatatttgttaattatgatactttgtatggttcaattaataaatatgataaatgacaatattatttaataattatttatagttattaaatagttagaattggcatttaaatggttgaatttgaaaattggtatttttgagataatgagatgcagaattgataaaactgcaaaatttgcaaaagtgaggcccaaatccacatagccttggccggccacttttatagggaatatcaactgatatttttattattttaacgccaaataattcaagtctaaccctatgtggtatgctataaatagatagtgaatgcttcaggaaatttacacttaacacTTTCACATctggtttccttcagagaaaaacctgagtcttctctctctaaacctagccgccaccttcaccctcttcttcttccttgagaatttcgaacctcttagtgatagagtagtgcccacacacagcaagtgatacctcaatcatagtgaggaagatcgtgaagaaagacattcaacaagaaagacattcgggctcagagcttgataatactctgtgacagaaaggatacaagggttagagatctgagtggaaggagacattatatttcgctgcacccaatgtaaggtttctcatactttatatgtgtttaatttataatcattttagaagttcatatttagggtgttaatcaacatacttgtgagtagatctaagatcttggtaaaataatttccaacacaatcTTGGTTGTTGACAGAAAAGGAGAAAGAGGTCGTGGACACACAAGACATGATAAAGTAATTAAAACGTGTAGGGATAGGTTATTTTTTCATCACCTTGCAAAGAAATGGCCACTCAACTCTATCAAAAGCTTTAGCTATATCAAGCTTGACTACCATCTAGCCAACTTATCCCAAAATTCTGTGAGCCAAAGAATGGGTAACCTCTTGGCAAATAATTATGTTATCATAGATCAACATGTTAGGCAAGAAAGCACTATGTGCAAGAGATGTGACTCAAGAAAGAATAGGTTTAAGGCAATTAACAAGAGCCCAAGAAATGATTTTATACAAGGTTGAATAGAGACTAATGGGTCGATATTCTGGGAGACATTGGGGGTGGGCCTTCTTAGGAATAAGGATAATAATGGTGTTTTTGATGGAGTTGATACTAGCAATACCATTTTGGAAGCTAAGAGCGACATGAATGACATCAACCCCAACAATATGCCAATTGGCCTTgtaaaaagtgccattaaaacCATCTATGCCTAGATCTTTGTCGCTAGCTAATTGAAAGGCAGCCTGCTTGACCTCATCTGAGGTGTAAGGGGCATTAAAAGATTGATACTTATCATGTGTTAGGGTCACTATGATCTCGGCGATGACTTTGTTAATGAGTGAATAATCTAGGTTAAGGCTAGTGAAAAGTtgggaaaataatattctaCAATAGCCATGATGGATTGATTATCGAAGGCAACATAGCCATCTGGACGAGTAAGGGAGTGAATTTTATTCATTGAGCATTGAGAAGAAGCCACATGATGAAAGTAACAGGTGTTTTTATCACTAAGTTTGAGCCAATCAACCTGGGATCTTTgctaccaataaagttcttccTTGTAAAGAAGGCAATTAAGAGTGTTTTGAAAATTGTGACATGTGTTGAAGCTTTGATCATTGGGTTGGGAGACACTTTGAGCAAGATGCAACTGAGCTTGGGCGTCTTTTATTTACTGAGCAATGGGGGCCCAACGTTCTCTTCCGATTCTTGAGTGGGAATTCACACTAATGGAATTTAGAGGTGATATTGGAAATTGGATCATGGGTTGGCATTGTGGGAACTGAAGTCTAAGCATCACAGATACAATCTTTAAAGCCATCTTCAATAATCCAAGTTCTATCAAAGTGGAATTGTGGGGGACACTAGCTATTGTGCTCAGTGGAGCCATGAAGAGAAAGAATAAGGGCACAGGGATCAAAGTTAAAGTAATCACCATGTTGAAGATGCATCGAAGGGTATAAGGAGTCCCACGTTGTAATGCCCTACTTGCTTAGGACTGCTACATTGATTTTCTAACTACTATGTAGCCTTTGCTAATCAAAACCCTATTGCCTGGCAGAGAGTCAgctatctccaaaaggtgggtTAAGTTTATGTCAGTCACAGTGGATGATAAAGAGTTGAGTGCTAATCTTATTGAGCTAGTCGTAGCAGACTTTGATATTATTTTGGGAATGGACTTCTTATCTAAGTATGCGAtcagtattgattgcaagagaaTGATGGTGACTTTTTAGCCTAAGGGTGAAGAGCCATTTGTCTTTGTGGGTCGATTCTGGGTTCCCAAATCCCAATCATCTCGATAATAAAGGGTAGAGACCTATTACAAGACGAATGCATAAGATTTCTAGCAGATGTAATAGACACTAGCAGACCCGAAATAGTGGGGCTCTAAGGATATTAGGGTTCCTGCTATAAGCTAAGCATCATCAAATATAAAGACAACTTAAGCTATGTTCTCACAAGAATCAGCACGACTTACGACTCTGCAGCGTGACTTACGATTATGAAGGATAGATTGCTTAGTTACCTTTACACCTGAGTGATACCTAACTCATaacagtaatatctattcagtACGACCCATAATGCACACTATCACTATTTAAGAAATCTCTTAAAGAAAACTTAGAAGAACATTTTGAGAGAAGAACACTAGAAATTTATTTAGTAGAAAGCTTTTCTAATGATCTTACAATGAAAAGGATGGCTCTACATATAGCCATTTACATGAGGTAGGATACAAAATACGAAACTTTCTAGAAATTTCCtacaagcaaaaaaaaaaaaaacacacaaaagGACAATCTGACAACAAAAGGACAAAATGAAAAAGGACAGTCTGACAACAAATGGACAAACTGACAAACATAGAATACgccaaacaacaagaaaaaattCTTACAAACATCATGACTATCAGGAATTTTTTCACTTATTGCTCTCTTACACAAAATGGAATCTCTTTATTCTTCTTATTAGCGGCCGATAATTGGCTCGTGATCTGCATTGTAGTCCGAGTCATAATTGGGGTCCTCTTGAAGTGGGTGCCAACCTGATGGTTGATCCTCTTCATCACTTCCAGCTGGTGGACATGCATCATAATCAGAATAAGCAATCTCCCATTCCAATCCATTGTACTAAAAGAGATAGGGATCCTGGTTGATTTCTTGGTCTATGTATGGATCTTGTGAATCTTCAAAAATGCTTATCTTACGGAGTAGGACCCCCACAGTGTATGTTTCTTTGAATAGTgatgaatttttcttttttgctttAGGGGCTTGGACCTGATTGTGAATAATCTGAGGGAAACATTTCCCATGGGGCATCATCTTCTATTCTTGGCCAAATTTCTAGTGGAATAGTCTGATTTTTCTCAAAGATAACCTTTTGGAGATCTCTGTACTCTGCACTTTCTCTGAAAGGTGCTTCCCGGGATCCGTATAGTTCAAAAGTGGGATTGCAAACTATTTTCTTGTTCTCATCCAATTTTGCATTAAGACTGATAAAGAAGACAGTGTAGCAATCCATCATGTTGGCTACATGGGGTCCTGATGGATAAACAAAGACGTGCTGATTGTTGCGAACCTTTTCCCATTCATCCCAGAGTATTTTTTGCCACTCCTCTAGAGGAGCGTACCAAGACAAAATGTCCATTTGGATTTTGTAGGCtggtttatttttttcttgttcgAGGAATGACTGTATAGCAGTGTGAAGAGCCATAGTTTGGACTTCGACAACCATTGTACAGAGGCATGTTAGGTACCAAAAAAGATGGGCTATAGATTTTGGAGTGAAAGTGCAGTCCGAAAGGGGATTAGATTGGCAAAAGGATACTTTGGATGAATCAGAAAATCATATTGAAAATAGGGTCCAAGTTTGGAGAGAATTTGTTCGTGAGTATAAATAGCCCTGTGAGAGGCCCTTTCTTTTGTTGACTTTTTGGATTTAGAAAGGATGAGCTTTGCATCTCGAGAAAATGAGCAATTCTTTTGTGAAGACGATGATGATaccattatatatatgtatggaaTGGTATGGGAAGATTTCTGGCTGATTAAGGGGATGGTTTTGAATGGGTGTGAGGAGACCATATTTATAGAGGTAGGTCTAAATAGAAGGTCGACCaagatattttcttttttgggaAGGTGTTTTATTTCAAAAGACTAATGATCAAACCATGTTGCCAATCTCAAAAGTTGAGTACTGGTTGTCTTGTTCTTTTTCAGGTTTATCATTCCTTTTGATGCAACAAAATCGGTTTCCACTAAGAAATGATGGTCGATGAGGTGGAACTCAAATTTTGTGATTCCCATCTTGATTGCAATCAGGTCTTTGAGTGTTGAATGATAATGGAGCTAGGAATCTTTGAAGTGTCCACTCTTGTATCCACATATTCGTCTTTTCCCCTGTTCATCTTGCTCTAGAAGGATAGCACCCCAATGTTGGTCACTGGCGTCTGTTTGAAGAACACGTTTTCTGTTAGAAGGAATCTATAGAGGTGGTAAATTTTGCATGATTTCCTTCAGCTTTCTGACTGCCACAGTTTGGTCATGTGACCATTCTGGACTATTCTTTTTGAGCATATTGCTGAGTGGCCTTGTCAGTACAGACAGTCGGGGAACAAAGTCTCGTAAGTAATTGATGATGCCCAAGAATTGTAGCACCTGAACTTTCGTGAGATTTTCATCTGGGAATTTGAGTAGTTTATGGGCTATATGTGGTTGGGCTTCATATTGTCCTTTGGATAATTTCATCCCAAGGAATTCTATTTGCGTCTGTccaataatcattttctttttagACAACATGATACCATGGGCTCTAGTGATAGAAGCAAACTGGACCAATAACGCTTGATGGGCTTTTGCATCAGGAGAAAAAAGCAAAATATCGACAATATAGATGAGAGCCTTTTCCAATATTGGGCCATATATTTTGGTCATAGCCTTTTGGAATAGGGAAGGGGCAATTTTGAGCCCGAAAGGTAGGATGGTCCACTAGAAATGATGATTTGGAATGCAAAAGGCTATTTTGGGCCGATCATCTGGTTTGATGCCTAATTTCCAAAATCCCGCTTTTAGGtcgaattttgaaaaaatatgggCTTTGGATAAACTGGCAAACAATGAATTCTTATTTGGTATTGAGAATTTATCATATGCTAAGAACTCATTTAAGGGCTTGTAGTTTATGACCAACCTTTGCTTTCCTCGAGCTTGCTCTGATCGATtattgacataaaatgcatgacATGTCTATGGAGAGGAAGTTGACTCTATTAAACCTTGTTGCTCTAGCTCTTTGCACTCGTTGGACGCCATTTGTTGGTGTTTTGGATTCATGCCTGGGTGACTAGCCTTTGTAGGGTGTATATCTTCATTAAGCTTAAAATGAAGGTTTATGAAGAACTGTTGATTTTTCCAAAGAGGATGGTCACATTTCTTCAGGAACTCTGTATGATTATTGGCACATGAGACTTCGATGAGCTCTTTCTTTATCTAATGAAATGGGTCATGGGGCATTAAGAAATAGTTTGGTATTGCTTCCCATGGAGCAAAATGTTGTTTGTAACCAAGTCCATTAGGGAGAATACGCAAACCCTTCTTCTTTGTGTAAAGATCAAATCCAACAATTAATCTTTTCTAGGTAATTTTGATCCAATGACTCTGTGAGTAACAGAACACCCTGGGAAGAACTGCAACCGAATTGGTTTGCTGATGAGTTCTGTGCAAAAAATACCTCCATTTGCAGCATGATAGTATTGTTTCTCTCTCTTCCAATATTCTTTGGGAAGAATATCAGGGTTCATTATCGTGTATGATGCTCCCGTGTCAAAGAATCCTGCCACTTTTATCGGCTTGGCATATTTTGTTGGAAGAACTTGCATAGTGAGGACAGGGGATGGCTGCTTCGTGTGAATAGTGGACATTTGATAGCATTCGGGAGTGTCCGAATCACTCCATTGTTTGAATGCACAAAGGGATTCCAAGTTAAATTCATCATCTGTGGAGAAGATAAACTCTATGTCATTGTCTTTAAGAGACATCCCAGTTGTTTGTTGGATATGTGATATAAGCTTGTCTGTTTTTCCTTTTGGGCACTGTTTTGCATAATGCTCCTTTTTTTCCACACACAAAACATCGATAAGAATTTTTACGAAAGTCGCGCTTCGTtcgtaaaaattttattttacgtcCCTTGTATTTTGAGAACTTGAACGTCTTGAACTTGATTTTTTTCTTCGGGGTTTTGCAGGAACACGAAGATTCAAAAGGGCACTTGATGAGTAAATCTCGTCTGCTACAAAATTTGCCTAGTTTTTTGGATTGCTTCATAAATTCCTGGAGAAATCTCTTCTGGGAGCACATTTTTTCAAGGGCCTTTAAGACTAGTTGGAAAACTTCTCCAATTGTAGCATCCGTTAGGATTTTCCCTGATCCAGAGAGTAGCCTGAAAGTTTCTTCGCCAAGAGGCTTTGGAATAAAGGATAGGAAGGCTTGCTTTAATTTTGGATCATCAATTCCACCTATTTGGTAGAATCGTTTAGTCATTCTTTTGTAATGCTTTTCCAAGTCTCTTTTGTCCATTGAACAACACTTGAGCTTGAAAAACTCTACTCTAAGTCTTTCAGTTACTTGTGCATCTTGGCCACAAAATTCGACATAGAGATGCCTTAGGGAATTTGCGACAGATGGGAGTTGCAAGAAAGTCATTTGTGTGTATTCACCTAAGCTTGTCCACCAATCTTGCTAAGTTCCAGTGAATCTTGAGACAAAATTCAAGAGGATCGTCCCCGTCTGTGCTTGTGGGTTTTGTGTTTCTAGGCTAAGCCAAGCTTGAAATTCTTGGAATCTCTCTCGCCATTTAGACGGGGGAATGTCATCAAGAGTAAAAGTTTGAAACTTAGAATATTTACTCTTTTGATGATGCttggattttattttcattgtagctgttcttcttcttctttttcttcttcactttcatcCTCACTTTTGACAATAGGCTCGGTTTGAGAGTATGCTTCTTCTGTAGATTGAGCCATAAAATAAGGGGGTACGTCATCTTCAGAAGTATCCGAGTCTTTAGACTCATCACTAGTATCTGAATCTTGAGACTCGTTACTAGTATCTGAATCTTGGGACCAAGTTTCAGAATTCTCTTCAAAATTCTCTTCTTGGTCAGAGGAAGAAGACTGATTATAAAATTCTTCATCTGGTTGGTGCATCAGGGCAGAAATAGGATTATGCACAGTTCATTGGGCCATGAATTGGTTTGGCTCTTTTTCCGATAGGGAGGATGCTCTTGGAGGAGAATCATCTAggctttcctttttcttccccattttggtttttttttttttttgttgttgttgatttttgtcAAGCATCCGTCTAAGTCGGAGAAGTGAGTCTTCTTTTGAAGAGACTAAGAAAGGTGATGTCGGAGAAGTCTTTGGCATGGTTGAGAACTGTCATGGTACTGATGGTGTATTTGCTCCAAAGAGGGTTGTATTTCCTCCAAAGAGCGTTGATTGAGACCCTGTAGAATATGATTCTCGTTGAAAAAGTTGCTTTTATAGAGATTCATACTGGGTTTTGAGGGCTTTCATTTTGGCTTCTTTAGCCAAGAATAATGACACCGTAACAGAGTTTGATTTTATGATGGCCATGAGTTCGTCATGCGTCTGTTGAATCTTGTTTGTCAACTTTTCAATGATCGTATCTTGTGATTGTTGTTTGACGATTGCCTCTGTGCGGGTGATTTGTTTTTCTACCCATTTTAAGACATGGTTTTGGGCAATCATATTTTCTGTTGGCCAATTCAATACTTCTTCGGCTGCTGAGACCTTTTGTAAAGTTTTATCAGCATTCCTAGTTGTaggattttgtatttttggatGGTGGGAAGTGGTACCTTGCCCTTCATGTTTTTCGAACCTCTTGAGAGGAGGAAAATGTGCATCATAATCAATGGATGGGCTAGAGGTGATCCTGTTTGCGTCAGGAAGTGAATGAAGTGATGGTTGAACAGCTGGTGTTGGAAATTTTTCTCCATGCTTCTTCATCCATTTTGCTTGTCTTTTGTAACAAGGCAAGACTATCTGAGGCTGTGAATCTTGTGAGGAATCATCCAAATCCCATCCGGTAGGTTCTGGCATAAGCTAATTGTAGCTCTTTGGTGTAGAGTATTTGACTATGTAGTCGAATTTTCCTGATGGTTGGCCTAATAGACCGATGGTTTTGTCGCCTTTTTTCAGCTTTTGCTTGAGTCGTTTTCTTGGAGTGGGACGTCGTGAGGGCTCATCATCTTTTAAACAACTTTTGCAGTTACAAACATCCCAGTATTCATGCCCATCTGAGGATTCAAAAGCATAAATTGGCTTTCCTTGGGAATCGAAGCACAAGATTTCTGCATCTGTTGGGTGGATGGGTGTGATGACATATTGGGTGCGAAAACAGCtaggtgttttttttttggcttctgTCAAAAATAATTTCGACAGATCCATCGTCTTTTGTGTGGTAGGAAGGTTCAGTTGTGGTTTGAACCACGGGCTGTGGCTTGTGAAGTTTTTCATAGTTGGTGACCCACGACTTGGGTAAAAGCTTTGTGAGTTCTTCAGTGGTCATTTGCTTTGGGACATGTGTGCAAGTCGGTACTTGTTTAGAATCGACGGAGATGAGTAAAGCATCTTGTGTTTGAGGGAAGTTAAGATCAAGAGCATGATCATGAAGTCGATATGCCATCTGATAGTGGAGTGTGGCGCCAAGAGAAGTTGGATCTTGATCAACTCCTACTGTCTGTACTTCTACTTTAAAAGCATCAGTCAGTCGATTATCTCTGAGAGACATGTTGAAATTGGGAAACAGAGTGACAACCACTGTTCCTGCATTTAAAATAGTTTCAATAGTAGCTATACTGGCATGTTGATATTTCCTCATTCGAGTATCAAGAAGACCAATACGAGCGCTAACTGGAAGGCCCTTCCTGCCATGATAATTGAGAGCAAGTCGAATAGCACCAAAGTGGATGTGGGTATAACCCTGTGCCATCCATTGTGGAGggagttcagggggaatttcaAGAGTCACAAATTGGACCTCTGGTGTTGGTGCAAGTTGGCACTGGCTGAATTTTGAGGCTTGAATGTATTCTTTTGGAGCTTTGAAAGATGGTTTAATAAGTGCTTTAATGGATCTAGTAAAAGAGGAAGGAGTCTTGGTGAAATGTTGATATGGATTTAAGAGAGGAAGAGAATCAgaggtaattttattttaatctgGAACATAAGAAAGTTCGTAAAGGAAGTCTATTTTTAGAGGAGTTATCTAGTTTACCACCACAGTGAGAGATAATTTCATTATTCATTTAGCACCGGGAGCAGAGCTAGTTTCTAAGGCACCATATCAGATGGCTTTAACTGAACTCAAGGAATTGAAATTACAACTTCAAGGGATGCTTGACATTAGGTTTACCCGACCCAGTGGATCACCCTAGGAACTCCAGTGTTGtttgttaagaagaaagatgggaACCTTCGTTAGTGTATtaactacagagaattgaacaagttgACAATCAAGAATAAGTATCCATTACCAAGAATCGACTATCTTTTTGATAATCTTCAAGGAAAGACAGTCTTTTCCTTGATTAATCTTcgcttgatctatcatcaactGAGAATCTAAGAGAAAGATATTATGAAGATTGCTTTCTCACTAGCtaggtatggtcattatgaaatTTTGGTTATGTCTTTCAGGCTAACGAATGCACTTGTAGCTTTCATGGATTTCATGAATTGGGTATTCAaagatttcctcgatatttatGTTATAGTATTTATCGGCaatatccttgtgtactctcagtcaaaAGTGGAGCATAAATTGTTAGAACACTGTAAATTTGAATttagccctaattaattcatgAGAAATTTGACAATAGAATCAAAGAATAGCAAAAGCATACCAGAGTCCATAGAATCGTCTTAGAATGGTATGATCTTCTAATTTTTCATCAAAACTTTCTCTAAAGTCTTTGTTTTCCTAATGATGGGGATTCAGGAATATGAAATGGTACGATGGAAAAAGGGGACCAATacctatttattaataattgtaaaaacaataattaatcatttatttactatttttgaTTTGACCCATCATCAAATCAAAAATTGTCTCAatggtatccacatattaaaatcatgatAATCATacccttaagtcataaactttatttcaaaatagaccacataaatttgactcATTTATATGATGACCCaacacatatttttatatatacaattgtgaccccaaataaataaatttctaacAATTTCCCTAGGTcacatacgtatatatataaaagtgtaaCCTTATTGAGCTTATAACGTTGTCATCATAATTGTAGGCATATACAATCTCGTCCATTAACTATATCAACATAGGGTGAAAGCAATCTTTATTGTATCAATCacaactaaacccatcaatggtcacatatatcaacatagctaaatgacatagatcaatcatgataatgtggtatgaaaattacatgcatGGGGATCTATTCATATCAATTTTCAATTGGTCCTACTTTACTTTATAAAGATCAAAATTTTAGCTTAAATGTACAAAGTGAAAtaaactgaataacataaaatatgatTAGAAGATTATTCAAATACACAAGTTTCATGaaacaaacaaaaaacacaAAGGATAAGAAAGACAAACTCCCACTGAATCTAGATATTCTCATACTCTAAAACACCCGTAcgagcagtgtgctcatgaaagaccttgggtggcgAACCCTTAGTAAAGGGGTCTGCAATCATGGAGTTTGTACCTAAGTGTTCTATACAAATTTTTCCTTTCTATACCCTTTCTTTTACAACAAGGAACTTGATGTCAATATGTTTTGACTTCGTCGAGCTCCTATTTTTATTGGAATAcaatacaactaatttattgTCACAATACAGCTTAAGTGATTTTTCTATTCCATCCATATAAATGTCAGCCTGATGATAAAGTTCATCAGTCATATTCCATGGTTAGATGtctcataacatgcaacaaattctCCCGCCATGGTCGATGAAGCTATGAGTGTTTATTTTGCACTCCTCCTTGATAAGCTCCGCCACCTAACAGATATATGTAGCCCGAAGTGGATCTCCTACTTTCTTGGCATCCTGTAAAGTCAGAGTCAGAATATCCAATGATCTCAAAGTGATCTGACCTCctatatgtgagcatgtaatctCTTGTTTTCAACACATATCTCATAACTTTTTTGGCTGCTTTCTAGTGATCAATTCTTGGATTGTCTGAGTATCTACCTACACTTTAACAATGTATGCGACATccaaatgttggaaattattttaccaggatcttagatctactcacaagtatgtttattaacactctaaatatgaactttctaaaacgatgaaataaacacatataaa
This region of Cannabis sativa cultivar Pink pepper isolate KNU-18-1 chromosome 7, ASM2916894v1, whole genome shotgun sequence genomic DNA includes:
- the LOC115696362 gene encoding uncharacterized mitochondrial protein AtMg00860-like, encoding MTKIYGPILEKALIYIVDILLFSPDAKAHQALLVQFASITRAHGIMLSKKKMIIGQTQIEFLGMKLSKGQYEAQPHIAHKLLKFPDENLTKVQVLQFLGIINYLRDFVPRLSVLTRPLSNMLKKNSPEWSHDQTVAVRKLKEIMQNLPPL